From Toxotes jaculatrix isolate fToxJac2 chromosome 1, fToxJac2.pri, whole genome shotgun sequence, a single genomic window includes:
- the plekho2 gene encoding pleckstrin homology domain-containing family O member 2, whose protein sequence is MEDGVKKDPAQCKEPKFLGKAGWVKKAPGRLLASYKDRYIRVEKTEIAVYENEDLQNCLERLDLENYDKCHELKSTFKKRHRLILIRTAKSGNKVHDVKFQVQTAEEKEAWIKALADGINRAKNKVFDEVKVDNSSNLEHVTRTRPKANRNRRPPTRIHMKEVAGMSSDGILRLDLDLEDAIMPNGTHCVNVDGTETSKETIKVATPVSNASEAAEKQSGPSDKAEKGAQSEPEVSPQKKVIKPPMPPTKEAKPVSAPENEPDKEDEPQKKVLKPPMPPSKEAKSCISPTEEVSEEATVEETSEKGPDATKKTGPPPTPPNKPSLHNSLSNLAEASQSMPPTPPSKEKKPSHPAVAPDQEVQGTAEDTEEEEDSRKETTGTAMETDEMDPSMSGHESPSTEVQVCEEEKGDTISTPCPLLTSKKKPENQPIERQDHTASPQTSSDTSDNSIQAEEGLPKSEVLSVSVSLNDPLTDSRQEEKYVDSGQQSGDNSEGSDNEDTLAASTVAFRGSHADLDVLDASEDNNEISVSLRPTQAATKSQVRSKVCPPSKPTTPVKPSAKARSASIGDLLTDSSGCIQERQHARDVAGSDRSSADGVIQLETEVALEKEKTSQLMRTASQSQGGGNKEGMPEDLLAKAMDRLEKAEHVLRQVKKLKLTSNNRKSW, encoded by the exons ATGGAAGAT GGTGTGAAAAAAGACCCAGCCCAGTGTAAAGAGCCAAAGTTCCTGGGTAAGGCTGGCTGGGTGAAGAAGGCGCCTGGCAGACTGTTGGCAAGCTATAAGGACCGCTACATCCGTGTGGAAAAGACAGAGATTGCGGTGTATGAAAATGAG GACCTGCAGAACTGCTTAGAAAGGCTTGACCTGGAAAACTATGACAAATGTCATGAGCTGAAGAGCACATTCAAGAAGAGGCACAGACTGATACTGATCCGAACAGCCAAGTCTGGAAATAAG GTCCATGATGTGAAGTTCCAGGTTCAGactgcagaggagaaggaggcctGGATTAAAGCCCTGGCTGACGGCATCAATCGAGCAAAAAACAAAGTCTTTGATGAG GTCAAGGTTGATAACAGCAGTAATTTAGAGCATGTAACTAGAACAAGGCCCAAGGCGAACCGTAACCGGCGGCCACCAACCAGGATACACATGaaagag GTAGCTGGTATGTCATCTGATGGTATCCTGCGTTTGGATCTTGATCTTGAAGATGCCATAATGCCTAATGGGACCCACTGTGTCAATGTTGATGGTACTGAGACCTCCAAAGAGACCATCAAAGTGGCAACACCTGTGTCCAATGccagtgaagctgcagagaaacagtcAGGGCCAAGTGATAAGGCGGAGAAGGGGGCTCAGTCCGAGCCAGAGGTCAGTCCCCAGAAAAAGGTCATCAAACCCCCCATGCCCCCTACAAAAGAGGCTAAACCTGTTTCAGCGCCCGAGAATGAACCGGATAAGGAGGATGAACCACAGAAAAAG GTCCTGAAGCCACCTATGCCTCCATCTAAAGAAGCCAAGTCCTGTATTTCACCTACTGAAGAGGTTTCGGAGGAGGCCACAGTTGAGGAGACGTCTGAAAAGGGCCCTGATGCTACAAAAAAGACAGGCCCACCACCAACCCCTCCCAACAAACCCAGCCTCCACAACTCCTTGAGCAATCTTGCAGAGGCCTCACAGTCCATGCCTCCTACTCCCCCATCCAAAGAGAAGAAACCCTCCCATCCTGCTGTGGCTCCAGACCAAGAGGTTCAAGGCACAGCTGAGGATacggaggaggaagaagacagcAGGAAGGAGACAACAGGAACAgctatggaaacagatgaaatgGACCCCTCGATGTCTGGTCATGAGAGTCCCAGCACAGAAGTACAGGTGTGCGAAGAAGAGAAAGGGGATACCATAAGCACTCCTTGCCCTCTTCTGACCTCCAAAAAGAAGCCTGAGAATCAGCCAATCGAGAGACAGGACCATACTGCATCACCGCAAACATCCTCAGATACCTCAGACAATTCAATTCAAGCAGAAGAAGGGCTACCCAAGAGCGAAGtcctgtctgtatctgtctctttgAATGACCCACTCACCGACAGTAGACAGGAGGAGAAGTATGTAGACAGCGGTCAGCAGTCAGGCGATAACAGTGAAGGCTCTGACAATGAAGACACACTGGCAGCATCCACAGTGGCATTTAGAGGGAGCCATGCCGATTTGGATGTGCTGGACGCCAGCGAGGACAACAATGAGATCTCTGTTAGTTTAAGGCCAACACAGGCTGCAACCAAGTCTCAAGTTAGATCAAAGGTGTGTCCACCCTCAAAGCCCACTACTCCTGTCAAACCCTCTGCCAAGGCCAGGTCAGCCTCCATCGGAGATCTGCTGACTGACTCCTCAGGCTGCATCCAGGAGAGGCAGCATGCCAGAGATGTGGCTGGAAGTGACAGGTCTTCTGCTGATGGTGTCATTCAACTTGAGACTGAAGTGGCACTGGAGAAGGAAAAGACAAGCCAGCTCATGAGGACAGCGTCCCAGTCCCAGGGGGGAGGCAACAAGGAGGGCATGCCAGAGGATCTGCTGGCCAAGGCCATGGATAGGCTGGAGAAGGCCGAACATGTCCTCAGGCAGGTCAAGAAACTGAAGCTCACGTCAAACAACAGGAAGAGCTGGTGA
- the fgf19 gene encoding fibroblast growth factor 19, translated as MLLLVVTVSVANAFLAAGVVCMPLSDQGPHINHGWDQVVRFRHLYAARPGLHLLISGDGQIHGSAAQTLYSLLEIRPVGPGCVAIRGVATARFLCIEGDGRLYSSHTYIRDDCTFREQILPDGYNIYISDKHGALLSLGNQRQRLQGRDRGVPTLAQFLPRISTLHQASFPGLDVPHQPEQTAVQTEEPVDTMDSFGKLSQIIHSPSFHKR; from the exons ATGCTTCTGCTGGTGGTCACCGTATCCGTCGCCAATGCGTTTTTAGCCGCTGGAGTTGTTTGCATGCCCCTGTCAGACCAGGGGCCCCACATCAACCACGGCTGGGACCAGGTGGTGCGGTTCAGGCACCTTTACGCTGCCAGGCCGGGACTTCACCTGTTGATCAGCGGGGATGGACAGATCCACGGCTCTGCTGCCCAAACCCTGTACA GTCTACTGGAGATCCGGCCAGTGGGTCCAGGCTGTGTTGCCATCAGAGGAGTAGCAACCGCACGGTTTCTATGTATAGAAGGAGATGGAAGACTGTACTCATCG CACACCTACATTAGAGACGACTGCACCTTCAGAGAACAGATCCTGCCAGACGGGTACAACATCTACATCTCTGACAAACATGGTGCCCTTCTCAGTCTAGGAAACCAGCGGCAAAGGCTGCAGGGTCGAGACCGAGGTGTCCCCACCTTGGCCCAGTTCCTCCCAAGGATCAGCACCCTGCATCAGGCCTCATTCCCTGGACTGGATGTCCCTCACCAGCCAGAGCAGACTGCGGTGCAAACAGAAGAACCTGTGGACACGATGGACTCCTTTGGAAAGCTCTCTCAGATCATTCACAGTCCCAGCTTCCACAAGAGATga